The following coding sequences lie in one Rhizobium binae genomic window:
- a CDS encoding ABC transporter ATP-binding protein — protein MANVQFEDVRKSFGAHPVIKGVDIDIADGEFVILVGPSGCGKSTLLRMLAGLENISGGEIKIGGRVVNTLPPKDRDIAMVFQNYALYPHMTVEQNMGFSLMLNKAPKAEAEKRVKYAAGILGLDKLLDRYPRQLSGGQRQRVAMGRAIVRDPEVFLFDEPLSNLDAKLRVAMRAEIKELHQRLKTTTVYVTHDQIEAMTMADKIVVMHDGIVEQIGSPLELYDRPANLFVGGFIGSPAMNMIHGRLDPENPGQFVAANGTRLPVANPPASAVGRDLVYGLRPEYISLDPNGLPAEIVVIEPTGYETHLTVRLGGSEVSCVFRERVDARPGEAIRVAIDAKHVHLFDAEGGKRLTD, from the coding sequence ATGGCAAACGTTCAATTCGAAGACGTCCGGAAATCATTCGGCGCGCATCCCGTCATCAAGGGGGTGGACATCGATATTGCCGATGGCGAATTCGTCATCCTCGTCGGCCCCTCTGGCTGCGGCAAGTCGACCCTTCTGAGGATGCTGGCTGGGCTCGAGAACATTTCCGGCGGCGAAATCAAGATCGGCGGGCGCGTCGTCAACACGCTGCCGCCCAAGGACCGCGACATCGCCATGGTCTTCCAGAACTATGCGCTCTATCCGCACATGACCGTGGAGCAGAACATGGGCTTTTCGCTCATGCTCAACAAAGCGCCGAAAGCGGAAGCCGAGAAACGGGTGAAATATGCCGCCGGCATCCTTGGCCTCGACAAGCTGCTCGACCGCTATCCGCGCCAGCTTTCCGGCGGCCAGCGCCAGCGCGTCGCCATGGGCCGCGCCATCGTGCGCGATCCTGAGGTTTTCCTGTTCGACGAGCCGCTCTCCAACCTCGATGCGAAATTACGCGTCGCCATGCGCGCCGAGATCAAGGAACTGCACCAGCGCCTGAAGACGACGACCGTCTACGTCACCCATGACCAGATCGAGGCGATGACGATGGCCGACAAGATCGTCGTGATGCATGACGGCATCGTCGAGCAGATCGGTTCGCCGCTCGAGCTTTACGACCGCCCCGCCAATCTCTTCGTCGGCGGCTTCATTGGCTCGCCGGCGATGAACATGATCCACGGCAGGCTCGATCCGGAAAATCCCGGTCAATTCGTTGCGGCCAACGGCACGCGGCTGCCGGTCGCCAATCCGCCCGCAAGTGCGGTGGGCCGCGACCTCGTCTACGGGCTGCGCCCCGAATACATATCGCTCGATCCGAACGGCCTGCCGGCCGAGATCGTGGTGATCGAACCGACCGGTTATGAAACACATCTGACCGTCCGCCTCGGCGGCAGCGAGGTCAGCTGCGTCTTCCGCGAGCGTGTCGATGCCCGCCCGGGCGAAGCCATCCGCGTGGCGATCGACGCCAAGCATGTTCATCTCTTCGATGCCGAAGGCGGCAAGAGGTTGACCGACTGA
- a CDS encoding AzlD family protein: protein MTFDLQTLLAILAMAAATILTRVSGLFLLRYVSLDGGRRKAIESIPPAVLMAVVAPTAFATGLAESVACAVTALAALRLPMLVSVAAGVVCVALLRAIGIG, encoded by the coding sequence ATGACGTTCGACCTGCAGACCCTGCTCGCCATTCTGGCCATGGCGGCTGCGACGATCCTGACGCGTGTCAGCGGGCTCTTTCTGCTGCGCTATGTGTCGCTAGACGGCGGCAGGCGCAAGGCGATCGAATCCATCCCGCCCGCAGTGCTCATGGCCGTGGTGGCGCCGACCGCTTTTGCGACAGGCCTCGCGGAGAGCGTGGCCTGTGCCGTTACCGCGCTCGCTGCCCTGCGTTTGCCGATGCTGGTCTCAGTCGCCGCCGGCGTCGTCTGCGTGGCGCTGCTCAGGGCGATCGGCATCGGCTGA
- a CDS encoding AzlC family ABC transporter permease — protein sequence MTSASRGGSNVRKNEIWAEFSGGMRAIVPLVAAVIPIGLVFGAVAATRGLSPLEAGLMSALVFAGGSQFVAMDIWTHPASWTSLGFAALLVNIRHVLMGASIVTKMQAFSPRARYLSVLFLADEIWAMAEFRAGLARLKPAWFAGLAAPFYLAWVLSGLAGATLGAFLGDPAALGLDFAFPAVFIVLVMGFWKGRETGAVLLASAAAAVLTHHFVPGVWYVAAGALAGVAAATFSGMRRLEVMP from the coding sequence ATGACCTCGGCATCACGCGGAGGTTCGAACGTGCGCAAAAATGAAATCTGGGCGGAATTTTCAGGCGGAATGCGGGCGATCGTGCCACTGGTCGCCGCCGTCATTCCCATTGGGCTGGTCTTCGGCGCCGTCGCCGCAACGAGGGGACTCTCGCCCCTGGAAGCCGGGCTGATGAGCGCGCTCGTCTTCGCCGGCGGTTCGCAATTCGTGGCGATGGACATCTGGACACATCCCGCCTCCTGGACGAGTCTCGGTTTTGCAGCGCTTCTCGTCAACATCCGCCACGTGCTGATGGGAGCATCGATCGTCACAAAGATGCAGGCGTTTTCACCACGCGCCCGTTATCTCTCGGTGCTTTTTCTGGCCGACGAAATCTGGGCGATGGCGGAATTCCGCGCCGGTCTGGCGCGGCTGAAACCGGCATGGTTTGCTGGGCTGGCAGCGCCCTTCTATCTGGCATGGGTTCTTTCCGGGCTGGCGGGTGCCACACTCGGCGCTTTTCTTGGCGATCCCGCAGCGCTCGGGCTGGATTTTGCCTTTCCGGCCGTCTTCATCGTGCTCGTCATGGGATTCTGGAAGGGACGAGAGACCGGCGCCGTTCTGCTTGCGAGCGCCGCAGCGGCCGTGCTTACCCATCACTTCGTACCCGGCGTCTGGTATGTCGCGGCCGGCGCTCTTGCCGGTGTCGCGGCGGCGACCTTCAGCGGTATGCGCCGCCTGGAGGTGATGCCATGA
- a CDS encoding carbohydrate ABC transporter permease has product MSTNLKTANEVLTDNAEGMSYLNRLPRRVVMLYLPMAVFVFVLLFPFYWMAITAVKPNEQLTDYNNYSPFWVVKPTLDHIKYLFLETSYPGWLWNTMLVAVGSTALSLVASVFGAYAIERVRFTGSRQIGLVIFLAYLIPPSILFIPLAFIVFKLGIYDSRLALIFTYPTFLIPFCTWLLMGYFRSIPFELEESALVDGANRWQILVKIILPLAVPGLISAGIFAFTLSWNEFIYALTFIQSSENKTIPVGVLTELVRGDVFEWGSLMAGALFGSLPVVILYSFFVDYYVSSMTGAVKE; this is encoded by the coding sequence ATGTCGACCAATCTCAAAACGGCCAATGAGGTCCTGACCGACAATGCCGAGGGCATGAGCTATCTGAACCGGCTGCCGCGCCGCGTGGTGATGCTCTACCTGCCGATGGCGGTCTTCGTCTTCGTGCTGCTCTTTCCCTTCTATTGGATGGCGATCACCGCGGTGAAGCCGAACGAGCAGCTGACCGACTACAACAATTACAGCCCGTTCTGGGTGGTCAAGCCAACGCTCGACCACATCAAATATCTGTTCCTTGAGACATCCTATCCGGGCTGGCTGTGGAATACGATGCTGGTCGCCGTCGGCTCGACGGCGCTGTCGCTGGTGGCCTCGGTCTTCGGCGCCTATGCGATCGAGCGCGTGCGCTTCACCGGCTCTCGGCAGATCGGCCTCGTCATCTTTCTCGCCTATCTCATCCCGCCGTCGATCCTGTTCATCCCGCTCGCCTTCATCGTCTTCAAGCTCGGGATCTACGACTCGCGCCTGGCACTGATATTCACCTATCCCACCTTCCTGATCCCATTCTGCACCTGGCTGCTGATGGGTTATTTCCGCTCGATCCCCTTCGAACTGGAGGAGAGCGCGCTGGTCGACGGCGCCAACCGCTGGCAGATTCTGGTGAAGATCATCCTGCCGCTCGCCGTGCCCGGCCTGATATCGGCTGGCATCTTCGCCTTCACGCTGTCGTGGAACGAATTCATCTATGCGCTGACGTTCATTCAGTCCTCGGAGAACAAGACTATCCCGGTCGGCGTCTTGACCGAACTGGTGCGTGGCGACGTCTTCGAATGGGGATCGCTGATGGCCGGTGCGCTGTTCGGCTCGCTGCCTGTTGTCATCCTCTATTCCTTCTTCGTCGATTATTACGTGTCCTCGATGACGGGTGCGGTGAAGGAGTAG
- a CDS encoding AraC family transcriptional regulator, producing the protein MQSISQEQATEAMPLAGAETTRFWRDPRFGGMECLSATFLTHEFAPHAHDTFSIGAIESGSQIATICGAREASGPGDLYLINPGETHDGAPTDGGYRYRMIYPDLSLFREILEDITGRVFHGTPAFGKQILHDPKLAAAFLGAHRTLESGAGALETSQSMFLVLDAMFRQHGSSIIVPTDTAERSAVRRARDYLTQHYTTDLGLEELAAVAGLSRAHLIRAFRKEFHITPHAFLTDIRIRSARRRLQSGELPAEVALECGFADQAHFTRHFKARTGLTPGQYRAR; encoded by the coding sequence ATGCAGAGCATCTCACAGGAACAGGCGACCGAAGCCATGCCACTCGCAGGCGCGGAGACGACGCGCTTTTGGCGCGATCCGCGCTTCGGCGGTATGGAATGCCTGAGTGCGACCTTCCTGACACATGAGTTCGCACCGCACGCCCACGATACGTTCAGTATCGGCGCCATCGAGAGCGGCAGCCAGATCGCCACGATCTGCGGGGCCCGCGAGGCCTCCGGCCCCGGCGATCTCTATTTGATCAATCCGGGAGAGACGCATGACGGGGCGCCAACCGATGGCGGCTATCGCTATCGCATGATCTATCCCGACCTTTCGCTGTTTCGCGAAATACTGGAGGATATCACCGGCCGCGTCTTTCACGGCACGCCGGCCTTCGGCAAGCAGATTCTGCACGATCCCAAGCTGGCCGCGGCGTTTCTTGGTGCGCACCGGACCTTGGAGTCGGGAGCCGGGGCGCTGGAGACCAGCCAGAGCATGTTCCTGGTGCTCGACGCAATGTTTCGCCAACATGGAAGCTCAATCATCGTGCCGACCGATACCGCGGAGCGTTCAGCAGTTCGGCGGGCGCGGGATTACCTGACGCAGCATTACACGACCGATCTGGGGCTGGAGGAGCTCGCCGCGGTTGCCGGGCTGAGCCGCGCGCATCTGATCCGCGCCTTCCGCAAGGAATTCCATATCACGCCACACGCCTTTCTTACCGATATTCGCATCAGGAGTGCGCGCCGCAGGCTGCAGTCGGGCGAACTGCCGGCGGAGGTTGCGCTGGAATGCGGTTTTGCCGATCAGGCGCATTTCACCAGGCACTTCAAGGCTCGTACCGGATTAACTCCCGGCCAGTATCGGGCGCGATAA
- a CDS encoding carbohydrate ABC transporter permease, giving the protein MSTLKSGDTRGPISSLMQNNNVLGFLFMLPAAVFLVCFLTYPLGLGVWLGFTDTRIGRDGIFIGLENYQFLANDAVFWLSVFNTILYTVIASALKFALGLWLALLLNQHLPFKSFFRAIVLLPWVVPTVLSALAFWWIYDSQFSIISWSLMKLGLISGPINFLGDPTNARISVIVANVWRGIPFVAISLLAGLQTIPASLQEAASLDGATSWQRFRYVTLPMLTPIIAVVMTFSVLFTFTDFQLIYVLTKGGPVNATHLMATLSFQRGIPGGQLGEGAAIAVAMVPFLLGAIMFSFFGLQRRKWQQGGQD; this is encoded by the coding sequence ATGTCGACCTTGAAATCCGGGGATACGCGTGGACCGATCTCCTCGCTAATGCAGAATAACAATGTGCTCGGCTTCCTGTTCATGCTTCCGGCTGCGGTGTTCCTTGTCTGCTTCCTGACCTACCCTCTGGGGCTCGGCGTCTGGCTTGGCTTCACCGATACGCGGATCGGCCGCGACGGCATTTTCATCGGCCTGGAAAACTATCAGTTCCTCGCCAATGACGCCGTCTTCTGGCTGTCGGTCTTCAATACCATTCTCTACACTGTCATCGCCTCGGCGCTGAAATTCGCGCTCGGCCTCTGGCTGGCGCTGCTTCTGAACCAGCACCTTCCGTTCAAATCCTTCTTCCGCGCGATCGTGCTCCTGCCTTGGGTGGTGCCGACGGTGCTTTCGGCGCTCGCCTTCTGGTGGATCTACGATTCCCAGTTTTCGATCATCTCCTGGTCGCTGATGAAGCTGGGGCTGATCAGCGGGCCGATCAACTTTCTCGGTGATCCCACGAATGCGCGCATCTCGGTCATCGTCGCCAATGTCTGGCGCGGCATTCCTTTTGTGGCAATCTCGCTGCTCGCCGGCCTGCAGACCATCCCGGCCTCGCTGCAGGAGGCTGCCTCGCTCGACGGCGCGACCAGCTGGCAGCGCTTCCGCTATGTGACGCTGCCGATGCTGACGCCGATCATCGCGGTCGTCATGACCTTCTCGGTGCTCTTCACCTTCACGGATTTCCAGCTGATCTACGTGCTGACCAAAGGCGGGCCGGTCAACGCCACGCATCTGATGGCCACACTCTCCTTCCAGCGCGGCATTCCAGGCGGGCAGCTGGGCGAGGGGGCCGCCATCGCCGTCGCCATGGTGCCCTTCCTGCTCGGCGCCATCATGTTCAGCTTCTTCGGTCTGCAGCGCCGCAAATGGCAGCAGGGCGGCCAGGATTAG
- a CDS encoding putative bifunctional diguanylate cyclase/phosphodiesterase → MSAAYTTVRRDESTDSFSFAEACKSLEAENDSVRRQSSRHGLWIAVAVYVSFALPDRWLIPDVAPVTIAARFVVATVALLAFEALLLAKAKTVWLDITCAFALLAGYLGWLYPAIGTRDVTAMSYYMIFGAIFMMGANLFFSFPFRLSVITSSFVLCAFFVTLEAYFPSSQIYKLAYGMFYMSCFVFTSSINWRLNVERRNVLLNAAEARYQHWEASERGRSLLELSNTDYLTGINNRRALDRRLDECWAAWRDEGRDFVVFLIDVDFFKRFNDRYGHQEGDRCLTVVANVLKAVVESSGGMIGRYGGEEFIVVMPAETPSVAMSLAEKIRMEVEFLAIAHDERPDDSPIVTVSIGVAFTREDVGEKVERIVREADLALYNAKASGRNCIRRFDPSLPRPDDNAGKLVPLLTAAIDRKLVSLVYQPIFDLTNERAKAVEALMRLRMPDGTAVSPRTFIPVAERTGAILELGKWAIETACRDILMTDRMATVSVNVSPIQLRSPGFAASVADILARCGVSGSRLALEVTEGLDMDMQSEVLKCIADLRALGVEIWLDDFGCGFAGLSWLRAIEFQTVKVDRTFLHDCSDPRGLTMLQDMVSLIRNRGNTILVEGVETAAQLSLLKDLRIDRVQGFHMGMPVSAERLNAA, encoded by the coding sequence ATGAGCGCGGCTTACACGACTGTGCGGCGCGATGAATCAACCGACAGCTTTTCATTTGCCGAGGCTTGCAAATCTCTGGAAGCCGAAAATGATTCTGTCAGAAGGCAAAGCTCACGGCACGGTCTTTGGATCGCAGTCGCCGTTTATGTGTCGTTCGCACTTCCCGACCGGTGGCTTATCCCCGACGTTGCGCCTGTGACGATCGCCGCGCGATTCGTCGTCGCAACGGTGGCGCTGCTGGCTTTTGAAGCCTTGCTACTAGCGAAAGCGAAAACCGTCTGGCTGGACATCACATGCGCCTTTGCACTGCTTGCGGGCTATTTGGGCTGGCTTTACCCGGCGATCGGCACCCGTGACGTGACTGCCATGTCTTACTACATGATTTTTGGCGCCATCTTCATGATGGGCGCCAACCTCTTTTTCAGTTTCCCGTTTCGGCTGTCGGTGATCACCTCCAGCTTTGTGCTCTGCGCGTTTTTCGTGACGCTCGAGGCGTATTTTCCTTCAAGTCAAATCTACAAGCTTGCCTACGGGATGTTCTACATGTCCTGCTTTGTCTTCACGTCTTCCATCAACTGGCGATTGAATGTCGAGCGTCGAAACGTGTTGCTGAACGCGGCGGAGGCTCGCTATCAGCACTGGGAAGCGTCCGAGCGGGGAAGGTCGCTGCTGGAGCTTTCAAATACCGACTACCTAACAGGGATAAACAACAGGCGTGCGCTCGACCGGCGGCTCGACGAATGCTGGGCCGCCTGGAGAGACGAAGGCCGCGACTTCGTCGTGTTCCTCATCGACGTCGACTTTTTCAAGCGCTTCAATGACCGTTACGGGCATCAGGAAGGAGACCGATGCCTGACTGTCGTCGCCAATGTGCTGAAGGCGGTTGTCGAGTCGTCCGGCGGCATGATCGGCAGGTACGGCGGCGAGGAGTTTATCGTGGTCATGCCGGCTGAAACTCCCTCGGTCGCGATGAGCCTGGCCGAAAAAATCAGAATGGAAGTCGAGTTTCTTGCGATTGCTCATGACGAGCGACCAGATGACAGCCCGATCGTAACCGTCAGCATTGGCGTCGCTTTCACCCGCGAGGACGTTGGAGAGAAAGTTGAACGGATAGTGCGTGAAGCCGATCTCGCTCTCTACAATGCCAAGGCAAGCGGCCGAAACTGCATTCGTAGATTTGACCCCTCGTTGCCTCGCCCCGATGACAACGCGGGTAAACTCGTCCCGCTGCTGACGGCCGCCATTGACCGCAAACTGGTCTCGCTCGTTTACCAACCGATCTTCGACCTGACGAACGAGAGAGCAAAAGCTGTCGAGGCTTTGATGCGCCTCAGAATGCCGGATGGCACAGCGGTTTCGCCGAGGACATTCATTCCGGTTGCGGAGCGAACAGGTGCTATCCTCGAATTGGGCAAGTGGGCGATCGAGACCGCCTGCCGCGATATATTGATGACAGATCGGATGGCCACCGTCAGCGTCAACGTGTCGCCGATCCAATTGCGCTCCCCCGGTTTCGCTGCGAGCGTCGCTGATATTCTTGCGCGGTGCGGGGTCAGCGGGTCGCGGCTGGCCTTGGAAGTCACCGAGGGCCTGGATATGGATATGCAGTCGGAGGTGCTGAAATGCATTGCAGATCTGCGGGCTCTCGGCGTCGAAATCTGGCTTGACGATTTCGGCTGCGGCTTCGCCGGCCTCTCCTGGCTGAGGGCGATCGAGTTTCAGACCGTCAAGGTCGATCGAACCTTTCTGCACGACTGCTCCGACCCACGCGGTTTGACGATGCTTCAGGACATGGTCTCTCTCATCCGCAATCGTGGGAATACCATCCTGGTGGAGGGCGTCGAAACCGCAGCACAGTTGTCCCTGCTTAAGGATCTTCGCATTGACCGCGTTCAAGGCTTTCATATGGGCATGCCGGTAAGCGCCGAACGTCTGAACGCGGCATAA
- a CDS encoding SDR family oxidoreductase produces the protein MSKSASGDARIALVTGGGTGVGRAISRGLGAAGYTVVISGRRADVLEKAAAELGSETGAEFLAVSADVGNPDSVRALFDAISEKYGRLDLLVNNAGVTVPGVALEEISFEQWSAIVAANLTGAFLCTQQAFRLMKSQNPRGGRIINNGSVSATTPRPNSAPYTATKHAITGLTKSTALDGREFDIACGQIDIGNAASDMTTGIAAGVLQANGSIAAEATIDPAHIADAVVYMAGLPLSANVLTMTVMATKMPFVGRG, from the coding sequence ATGAGCAAATCGGCCAGCGGAGATGCGAGGATCGCGCTTGTCACCGGCGGCGGCACCGGCGTCGGACGTGCCATATCGCGGGGGCTCGGCGCTGCTGGCTACACTGTCGTCATTTCCGGACGGCGGGCCGACGTGCTTGAAAAGGCCGCAGCCGAGCTGGGCAGCGAAACCGGCGCGGAGTTCCTCGCGGTTTCCGCCGATGTCGGCAATCCGGACTCCGTTCGCGCGCTCTTCGATGCGATCTCGGAAAAATACGGACGGCTCGACCTCCTGGTTAACAATGCCGGCGTCACGGTGCCGGGGGTTGCGCTGGAGGAGATCTCGTTCGAGCAGTGGAGCGCCATCGTCGCCGCCAATCTCACCGGCGCCTTTCTCTGCACCCAGCAGGCCTTCCGGCTGATGAAGAGCCAGAACCCGCGCGGCGGGCGCATCATCAACAACGGCTCCGTTTCCGCCACGACGCCGCGACCGAATTCGGCGCCTTATACGGCGACGAAACACGCCATCACGGGGCTGACTAAATCAACCGCTCTCGACGGGCGCGAATTCGACATCGCCTGCGGCCAGATCGATATCGGCAATGCCGCAAGCGACATGACGACGGGGATTGCGGCCGGTGTGCTGCAGGCAAACGGCAGTATCGCCGCGGAGGCGACGATCGACCCGGCGCATATTGCCGATGCGGTCGTCTACATGGCGGGCCTGCCGCTCAGCGCCAATGTGCTGACCATGACAGTGATGGCGACGAAGATGCCCTTCGTCGGGCGGGGGTGA
- the denD gene encoding D-erythronate dehydrogenase, whose protein sequence is MHVMILGAAGMVGRKLVEKIAREPLVFGRPVTRLTLADAFAPPVPEPLRPVATALTIDLAGAGAADKLIEGRPELIFHLAAIVSGEAEADFDKGYAVNLDGTRALFDAIRQAGLASAYVPRLVFASSIAVFGTPFPEVIPDEFFTTPLTSYGTQKAIAELLLSDYSRRGIFDGIGIRLPTICVRPGAPNKAASGFFSNILREPLVGKEAILPVGDSVRHWFASPRAAVGFFVHAATIDTARIGARRNLTMPGLSALVSEEIEALRRVAGDKAVALIKRVPDPVIERIVAGWPTQFDAERASSLGFKAETSFDEILQVHIEDELDGRIA, encoded by the coding sequence ATGCATGTGATGATTTTGGGCGCCGCCGGCATGGTCGGCCGCAAGCTGGTTGAGAAGATCGCGCGCGAGCCGCTGGTTTTCGGCCGGCCTGTCACCCGGCTGACCCTTGCGGACGCCTTTGCACCGCCGGTGCCGGAACCGCTCCGGCCGGTCGCGACGGCGCTGACGATCGACCTCGCCGGGGCGGGCGCCGCCGACAAGCTGATCGAAGGCCGGCCGGAGCTGATCTTCCATCTCGCCGCCATCGTATCGGGTGAGGCGGAAGCGGATTTCGACAAAGGGTACGCCGTCAATCTCGACGGCACGCGCGCTCTGTTCGATGCGATCCGCCAGGCCGGTCTCGCCAGCGCCTATGTACCGCGTCTCGTCTTCGCTTCCTCGATCGCCGTCTTCGGCACGCCGTTCCCGGAGGTCATTCCCGACGAATTCTTCACGACGCCGCTGACGAGCTACGGCACCCAGAAGGCGATCGCCGAACTGCTGCTTTCCGATTATTCCCGCCGCGGCATTTTCGACGGCATCGGCATCCGGCTACCGACCATCTGCGTGCGGCCCGGCGCGCCAAACAAGGCGGCATCAGGTTTCTTCTCCAATATCTTGCGCGAGCCACTGGTCGGCAAGGAAGCGATACTGCCGGTCGGCGACAGCGTGCGGCACTGGTTCGCCAGCCCGCGCGCGGCCGTCGGCTTCTTCGTCCATGCCGCGACGATCGATACGGCACGGATCGGCGCACGGCGCAATCTTACCATGCCGGGTCTTTCCGCGCTCGTCTCCGAAGAAATCGAAGCTCTGCGCAGGGTTGCCGGCGACAAGGCGGTCGCGCTCATCAAACGCGTGCCCGATCCTGTCATCGAGCGCATCGTCGCCGGCTGGCCGACGCAGTTCGATGCCGAGCGAGCTTCTTCGCTCGGCTTCAAGGCGGAGACGAGCTTCGACGAAATCCTGCAGGTGCACATCGAGGATGAACTCGACGGGAGGATCGCATGA
- a CDS encoding ABC transporter substrate-binding protein encodes MTIKRREFLAASAAVAGVAGLGIKPSYAQAEPTYTPESGASLRLLRWTPFVKGDEDAWLANTKKFTETTGVEVRVDKESWEDIRPKAAVAANVGSGPDLIMCWFDDAHQYPDKLVDLTELGNYLGNKYEGWYDGLKGYATRDDKFIAMPLTTIGNAVVYRDSHVKAAGFNEFPNDTAGFLELCKAMKAKGTPAGFPHGKAVGDGNNYAHWLLWSHGGKMVDEGGKVTINSPETLASINYAKELYATFIPGTESWQDVNNNRAFLAGQVSLIANGVSVYYTAKNDPKLAEIAKDIRTTNFPIGPVGKSVELFQTSSLLLFKHSKYPEAAKAYIKFMMEADQMNAWIQGSSAYCCQPLKAFAKNPIWTADPVHAPYARASEKLRPNGYAGPLGYASAATMADYVLVDMYAAAVTGQMSPEDAMKEAERRANRYYRV; translated from the coding sequence ATGACGATCAAGAGACGTGAATTTCTTGCTGCATCGGCTGCCGTTGCCGGTGTCGCCGGTCTCGGCATCAAGCCGTCCTATGCGCAGGCCGAACCGACCTACACGCCGGAGAGCGGCGCGAGCCTCCGGCTCCTGCGCTGGACGCCTTTCGTGAAGGGCGATGAGGATGCCTGGCTCGCCAATACCAAGAAGTTCACCGAAACGACCGGCGTGGAAGTGCGCGTCGACAAGGAGAGCTGGGAGGACATCCGTCCGAAGGCAGCCGTCGCCGCCAATGTCGGCTCAGGCCCGGATCTCATCATGTGCTGGTTCGACGACGCGCACCAATATCCGGACAAGCTGGTCGATCTCACGGAACTCGGCAACTATCTCGGCAACAAGTACGAGGGCTGGTACGACGGCCTCAAGGGCTATGCCACGCGCGACGACAAGTTCATCGCCATGCCGCTGACAACGATCGGCAATGCCGTCGTCTATCGCGACAGCCACGTGAAGGCGGCCGGCTTCAACGAATTCCCCAACGATACCGCAGGCTTCCTCGAGCTCTGCAAGGCGATGAAGGCAAAGGGCACGCCCGCTGGCTTCCCGCACGGCAAAGCGGTCGGCGACGGCAACAACTATGCCCATTGGCTGCTCTGGAGCCATGGTGGCAAGATGGTCGACGAAGGCGGCAAGGTTACGATCAACAGCCCGGAGACGCTGGCGTCGATCAACTATGCCAAGGAACTCTACGCGACCTTCATTCCGGGTACGGAAAGCTGGCAGGATGTCAATAACAACCGCGCCTTCCTGGCCGGCCAGGTATCGCTGATCGCCAACGGCGTCTCGGTCTACTACACGGCCAAGAACGATCCGAAGCTCGCCGAGATCGCCAAGGACATCCGCACGACCAACTTCCCGATCGGGCCGGTCGGCAAGAGCGTCGAGCTTTTCCAGACGAGCTCGCTGCTTCTCTTCAAACACAGCAAATATCCGGAAGCGGCCAAGGCCTACATCAAGTTCATGATGGAAGCCGACCAGATGAACGCCTGGATCCAGGGCTCCAGCGCCTATTGCTGCCAGCCGCTCAAGGCCTTCGCCAAGAACCCGATCTGGACCGCCGATCCGGTCCACGCGCCCTATGCCCGCGCCTCGGAAAAGCTGCGCCCGAACGGCTATGCCGGCCCGCTCGGCTATGCCTCGGCCGCGACCATGGCCGACTATGTGCTGGTCGACATGTATGCCGCCGCCGTCACCGGCCAGATGTCGCCGGAGGATGCCATGAAGGAAGCCGAGCGCCGGGCGAACCGCTACTACCGCGTCTGA